A single genomic interval of Streptomyces sp. NBC_00663 harbors:
- a CDS encoding MFS transporter, giving the protein MTSTETVVSTPAPTPDRRRWFALAIVMTAAFMDLVDVTIVNIAIPSIQAEAGASVSQIQWITAGYALAFAAGLITGGRLGDIHGRKRLFLIGIGGFTLASALCGLAANPEMLVASRILQGGMAALMVPQVLSIVHATFPAEERGKVFGLFGAIVGLGAVSGPLLGALLTEWNILGLEWRPIFLINLPVGIAGLILGSRYITESKAPRALRLDLVGVALVTLGLLMLLYPLTRGRELGWPLWGYLSMAGALVVFAALVTYEKRKAARDGSPLIELSLFRVKSFAAGIAVQTVFGIGLGIFFLVWTLYMQVGLGWRPLKAGLTGVPFSIAVSLAAGLSVQKLVPRVGGRAVLQSGALTMTAGVPLYLWEAGRYGTAIAPWQMALPLVVMGLGMGLIFAPLTDMVLSGVPREHAGSASGLINTVQQMGNALGLGLVSVVFFNEIPDALRPEQVGPVFVDAFQHALGWVAAVMALIFLLMFALPKRGAQHLEGAGEEPAGVNEKQPELV; this is encoded by the coding sequence ATGACCTCCACCGAAACCGTGGTTTCCACGCCTGCTCCTACGCCTGACCGGCGCCGCTGGTTCGCTCTCGCGATCGTGATGACCGCGGCCTTCATGGACCTCGTCGACGTCACGATCGTCAACATCGCCATCCCGTCCATCCAGGCCGAGGCGGGCGCGAGCGTCAGTCAGATCCAGTGGATAACGGCCGGCTACGCGCTCGCCTTCGCCGCCGGCCTCATCACCGGCGGGCGTCTCGGTGACATCCACGGCCGCAAGCGGCTCTTCCTCATCGGGATCGGCGGCTTCACCCTCGCCTCCGCGCTGTGCGGCCTCGCCGCGAACCCGGAGATGCTGGTCGCCTCGCGGATCCTGCAAGGCGGGATGGCGGCGCTGATGGTGCCGCAGGTGCTGTCGATCGTGCACGCGACGTTCCCGGCGGAGGAGCGCGGCAAGGTCTTCGGGCTGTTCGGCGCGATCGTCGGCCTGGGCGCGGTGTCGGGTCCACTGCTCGGCGCCCTGCTGACGGAGTGGAACATCCTCGGCCTGGAATGGCGCCCGATCTTCCTCATCAACCTCCCGGTCGGCATCGCGGGTCTGATCCTCGGCAGCCGCTACATCACCGAGTCCAAGGCGCCGCGCGCCCTGCGCCTTGACCTGGTGGGCGTCGCCCTGGTGACCCTCGGACTGCTCATGCTGCTCTATCCGCTGACCCGGGGCCGTGAGCTGGGCTGGCCGCTGTGGGGGTACCTGTCGATGGCCGGCGCGCTCGTCGTCTTCGCCGCGCTGGTGACGTACGAGAAGCGCAAGGCCGCCCGCGATGGCTCCCCGCTCATCGAACTCTCCCTGTTCCGCGTGAAGAGCTTCGCCGCCGGCATCGCCGTCCAGACCGTCTTCGGCATCGGCCTCGGCATCTTCTTCCTGGTGTGGACGCTGTACATGCAGGTCGGACTGGGCTGGCGTCCGCTGAAGGCGGGGCTGACCGGGGTGCCGTTCTCGATCGCGGTCTCCCTGGCCGCCGGGCTGTCGGTGCAGAAGCTGGTGCCGCGCGTCGGAGGCCGTGCGGTCCTCCAGTCCGGGGCGCTGACCATGACCGCGGGTGTGCCGCTCTACCTCTGGGAGGCCGGCCGGTACGGCACCGCCATCGCTCCCTGGCAGATGGCCCTCCCGCTGGTCGTGATGGGCCTCGGCATGGGCCTGATCTTCGCCCCGCTGACCGACATGGTGCTGTCGGGCGTACCGCGCGAGCACGCCGGATCGGCGTCCGGCCTCATCAACACCGTGCAGCAGATGGGCAACGCGCTGGGGCTCGGCCTGGTGTCGGTGGTCTTCTTCAACGAGATCCCGGACGCGCTGCGCCCCGAGCAGGTGGGACCGGTCTTCGTCGACGCCTTCCAGCACGCGCTGGGCTGGGTCGCGGCGGTCATGGCCCTGATCTTCCTGCTGATGTTCGCGCTGCCCAAGCGGGGGGCGCAGCATCTGGAGGGGGCGGGGGAGGAGCCGGCGGGCGTGAACGAGAAGCAGCCGGAACTCGTCTGA
- a CDS encoding dioxygenase family protein: MSAATQERTPLERMPALYLSHGAPPLADDPIWPGELAAWSADLPRPKAILMVSAHWEEAPLALGAVETIPLVYDFWGFPEHYYQVTYGAPGAPALAESVRKLLRAPGVPVQDIPDRGLDHGAYVPLVEMFPEADIPVLQISMPTLDPVKLMDIGRKLAPLRDEGVLIVGSGFFTHNLAALRHTGGGVPSWSSEFDDWGRRALETRDWDGLLDFLHKAPAGRYAHPRTEHFAPLFVTMGAAEVSGELDTQRSVIDGFWMGMAKRSVQFG; the protein is encoded by the coding sequence ATGTCCGCCGCAACCCAGGAGCGCACACCCCTGGAGCGCATGCCCGCGCTCTACCTCAGTCACGGCGCGCCGCCGCTCGCGGACGACCCGATCTGGCCCGGCGAACTCGCCGCCTGGTCCGCGGACCTCCCGCGCCCCAAGGCGATCCTCATGGTCTCCGCCCACTGGGAGGAGGCCCCGCTCGCCCTCGGCGCGGTCGAGACCATCCCCCTCGTCTACGACTTCTGGGGCTTCCCCGAGCACTACTACCAGGTGACGTACGGCGCCCCCGGCGCACCCGCGCTCGCCGAGTCCGTCCGCAAGCTGCTGCGCGCCCCCGGCGTTCCCGTCCAGGACATCCCGGACCGCGGCCTCGACCACGGCGCCTACGTGCCCCTCGTCGAGATGTTCCCCGAGGCCGACATCCCGGTCCTCCAGATCTCCATGCCGACCCTCGACCCGGTCAAGCTCATGGACATCGGCCGCAAGCTGGCCCCGCTGCGCGACGAGGGCGTCCTGATCGTCGGCTCCGGCTTCTTCACCCACAACCTCGCCGCGCTCCGGCACACCGGCGGGGGAGTGCCGAGCTGGTCCTCCGAGTTCGACGACTGGGGCCGCCGGGCCCTGGAGACCCGGGACTGGGACGGGCTGCTCGACTTCCTCCACAAGGCCCCGGCCGGCCGCTACGCCCACCCGCGCACCGAGCACTTCGCGCCCCTCTTCGTGACGATGGGCGCGGCCGAGGTCTCCGGCGAGCTGGACACGCAGCGCTCGGTGATCGACGGGTTCTGGATGGGGATGGCGAAGCGGTCGGTGCAGTTCGGCTGA
- a CDS encoding PTS fructose transporter subunit IIABC encodes MSDMITADLVDLDLSADTKEAAARALAERMVTLGRVTDLEGFLADVAAREAQMPTGLDGGIGIPHCRSAHVTEPTLAFGRSAAGIDFGAADGPADLIFLIAAPAGADDAHLTILSSLARQLMNAEFTDALRAAGDAATAAALIRGDAPEADAAGASADVSPGAPAGASSDSVAVSGAASADTATGTAAPAPGGPTAPAPGATDASGADTADARPFRIVAVTSCPTGIAHTYMAAESLENAGREAGVELAVETQGSAGFTRLDPAVIAAADGVIFAHDVPVRDKDRFAGKPTVDVGVKAGINRPAELITEVRGKAARGEVTGAPGTGSTPVERAGDAGDSYGTKLRKWLMTGVSYMVPFVAAGGLLIALGFAIGGYQINEAKPVMEHFDWGQVDSWGALLFQIGGIAFGFLIPVLAGYIAYGMADRPGLVPGFVGGMISVNIAAGFLGGLVAGLLAGAVVLGIQKIKIPPVLRGIMPVVVIPLVSSIVVGFLMFIVIGKPIAEAQKAMTDWLNGLSGTNAILLGILLGLMMCFDLGGPVNKVAYAFATAGIAVQDPSDSAMKVMAAVMAAGMVPPLGMALATTVRKKLFTETERENGKAAWVLGASFISEGAIPFAAADPLRVIPASMAGGAVTGALTMAFGSTLRAPHGGIWVTFLIGKPFLYLLAIAVGTAVTAGLVILLKGLRKTAPGETAAAPDGTAAASTTETKQPVAA; translated from the coding sequence ATGAGCGACATGATCACCGCGGACCTGGTCGATCTCGACCTGTCCGCCGACACCAAGGAAGCGGCGGCACGCGCCCTCGCCGAACGCATGGTCACCCTGGGCCGGGTGACCGACCTGGAGGGCTTCCTCGCCGACGTGGCCGCTCGCGAGGCCCAGATGCCGACCGGCCTGGACGGCGGCATCGGCATCCCGCACTGCCGCAGCGCGCACGTCACCGAGCCGACGCTGGCCTTCGGACGCAGCGCCGCCGGCATCGACTTCGGCGCGGCGGACGGCCCCGCCGACCTGATCTTCCTGATCGCCGCGCCCGCCGGTGCGGACGACGCCCATCTGACGATCCTGTCGTCGCTGGCGCGGCAGCTGATGAACGCGGAGTTCACCGACGCGCTGCGCGCGGCGGGTGACGCGGCGACAGCGGCGGCGCTCATCCGCGGGGATGCGCCGGAGGCGGACGCGGCCGGCGCCTCCGCGGACGTATCCCCGGGCGCCCCCGCGGGCGCCTCATCGGACTCCGTGGCGGTGTCGGGGGCGGCCTCCGCCGATACCGCCACGGGTACCGCGGCCCCGGCGCCGGGCGGCCCGACCGCTCCGGCGCCGGGCGCCACGGACGCGAGCGGGGCGGACACCGCCGACGCGCGCCCCTTCCGTATCGTCGCCGTCACCTCCTGCCCGACCGGCATCGCCCACACCTACATGGCGGCCGAGTCCCTGGAGAACGCGGGCCGTGAGGCGGGCGTCGAACTCGCCGTCGAGACCCAGGGCTCGGCCGGCTTCACACGGCTCGACCCGGCCGTCATCGCGGCGGCGGACGGCGTGATCTTCGCCCACGACGTCCCCGTACGCGACAAGGACCGCTTCGCCGGCAAGCCGACCGTCGACGTCGGCGTGAAGGCGGGGATCAACCGTCCCGCCGAGCTCATCACCGAGGTACGTGGGAAGGCGGCGCGCGGTGAGGTGACCGGGGCGCCCGGAACCGGCTCCACGCCGGTCGAGCGCGCGGGCGACGCCGGTGACAGCTACGGCACCAAGCTCCGCAAGTGGCTGATGACCGGTGTGAGCTACATGGTTCCGTTCGTCGCGGCGGGCGGTCTGCTGATCGCCCTCGGCTTCGCGATCGGCGGCTACCAGATCAACGAGGCCAAGCCGGTCATGGAGCACTTCGACTGGGGCCAGGTCGACAGCTGGGGCGCGCTCCTCTTCCAGATCGGCGGCATCGCCTTCGGCTTCCTCATCCCCGTCCTCGCCGGCTACATCGCCTACGGCATGGCGGACCGGCCCGGCCTCGTGCCCGGCTTCGTCGGCGGCATGATCTCCGTCAACATCGCCGCAGGCTTCCTCGGCGGCCTGGTCGCCGGTCTGCTGGCCGGTGCGGTCGTCCTCGGCATCCAGAAGATCAAGATCCCACCGGTGCTGCGCGGCATCATGCCGGTGGTGGTGATCCCACTGGTCTCGTCGATCGTCGTCGGCTTCCTGATGTTCATCGTGATCGGCAAGCCGATCGCCGAGGCCCAGAAGGCGATGACGGACTGGCTGAACGGCCTCTCCGGCACCAACGCCATCCTCCTCGGCATCCTCCTCGGCCTGATGATGTGCTTCGACCTGGGCGGCCCGGTCAACAAGGTCGCCTACGCCTTCGCCACCGCCGGCATCGCCGTACAGGACCCGAGCGACTCGGCGATGAAGGTCATGGCAGCCGTGATGGCGGCCGGCATGGTGCCGCCGCTGGGCATGGCCCTCGCGACGACCGTGCGCAAGAAGCTGTTCACCGAGACCGAGCGCGAGAACGGCAAGGCGGCCTGGGTGCTCGGTGCCTCCTTCATCTCCGAGGGCGCCATCCCGTTCGCCGCCGCCGACCCGCTGCGCGTCATCCCCGCCTCCATGGCGGGCGGCGCGGTCACCGGTGCGCTGACCATGGCCTTCGGCTCCACCCTGCGCGCCCCGCACGGCGGCATCTGGGTCACCTTCCTGATCGGCAAGCCGTTCCTGTACCTGCTGGCCATCGCGGTCGGCACGGCGGTCACGGCGGGCCTGGTGATTCTCCTCAAGGGTCTGCGCAAGACGGCCCCGGGAGAGACCGCCGCCGCCCCCGACGGCACCGCGGCGGCTTCGACGACGGAGACGAAGCAGCCGGTCGCGGCGTAG
- the pfkB gene encoding 1-phosphofructokinase translates to MILTVTPNPSLDRTYEVPSLERGEVIRATGERMDPGGKGVNVSRAVAAAGRRTVAVLPLGGAPGALVADLLDAQGIEVAPVPVAGATRSNIALAESDGVLTKINAPGPELSAEEQELLLETVRAQSRDADWIACCGSLPRGLAPSWYADVVARAHAGGARIALDTSGRALLEALRERPDVVKPNAEELAEAVGRPLSTVGDAVKAAEELREMGARAVLASLGADGQLLVDGEGAWYASARVDTVRSNVGAGDSSLAGFLIAGGSGPEALASAVAHGAAAVQLPGSVMPTPSDLDPAAVTVTAEVPVDRALKEPVS, encoded by the coding sequence ATGATCCTCACCGTCACCCCGAACCCGTCCCTGGACCGCACCTACGAGGTCCCCTCGCTGGAGCGCGGCGAGGTCATCCGCGCCACCGGCGAACGCATGGACCCGGGCGGCAAGGGCGTGAACGTCTCGCGCGCGGTGGCGGCCGCGGGCCGGCGCACGGTCGCGGTTCTGCCTCTGGGTGGTGCGCCGGGGGCGCTCGTCGCGGATCTGCTCGACGCGCAGGGCATCGAGGTCGCGCCGGTCCCGGTCGCGGGCGCCACCCGCTCGAACATCGCGCTGGCCGAGTCCGACGGCGTACTGACGAAGATCAACGCTCCCGGCCCGGAGCTGTCGGCGGAGGAGCAGGAACTGCTCCTGGAGACAGTGCGGGCGCAGTCGCGTGACGCCGACTGGATCGCGTGCTGCGGGAGCCTGCCCCGGGGGCTCGCGCCGTCGTGGTACGCCGACGTGGTCGCGCGGGCGCACGCCGGAGGTGCGCGCATCGCGCTGGACACCTCGGGGCGTGCGCTCCTGGAGGCGCTGCGCGAACGCCCCGACGTGGTGAAGCCGAACGCCGAGGAGCTCGCGGAAGCCGTCGGGCGCCCCCTGTCCACGGTGGGCGACGCGGTGAAGGCGGCCGAGGAGTTGCGCGAGATGGGCGCACGCGCCGTGCTCGCGAGCCTGGGCGCCGACGGACAACTCCTCGTGGACGGCGAGGGCGCCTGGTACGCCAGCGCACGCGTCGACACCGTCCGCAGCAACGTGGGCGCCGGCGACTCCTCCCTCGCCGGCTTCCTCATCGCCGGCGGCAGCGGCCCGGAGGCCCTCGCCTCCGCCGTCGCCCACGGCGCCGCCGCCGTACAACTCCCCGGCAGCGTGATGCCGACCCCGTCCGACCTGGACCCGGCCGCGGTGACGGTGACGGCGGAGGTACCGGTGGACCGCGCACTGAAGGAGCCGGTGTCATGA
- a CDS encoding helix-turn-helix transcriptional regulator: protein MTTDTPARLLHLLSLLQTPREWPGGELADRLGVSRRTVRRDVDRLRELGYPVQASKGSDGGYRLVAGKAMPPLVLDDEEAVAIAVGLRAGAGHAVEGVDEASVRALAKLEQVLPSRLRHRVSTLQAATTPLTSGDGASIAPETLTVMASTVAGHERLRFAYRTKDGTESRRVTEPYRLVSTGRRWYLVAYDLDRDDWRTFRVDRVSEPFATGARFAPRELPTGSAAEYLRQSMYRRQETYEFAVTFAASAEVVAARVPGWVGTPEAVGEVGDSGEARCRLRGESGDAVEWLAIRLAMTGVDFTVESPSELVECVRGLGERMVRAAGG, encoded by the coding sequence ATGACGACGGATACTCCGGCCCGGCTTCTCCACCTCCTCTCGCTCCTCCAGACCCCGCGCGAATGGCCCGGCGGCGAGCTCGCCGACCGGCTCGGGGTGTCCCGCCGTACCGTGCGGCGGGACGTCGACCGGCTGCGCGAACTGGGTTACCCGGTGCAGGCCAGCAAGGGTTCCGACGGCGGCTACCGGCTCGTCGCGGGCAAGGCGATGCCGCCGCTCGTCCTCGACGACGAGGAGGCGGTCGCCATCGCGGTCGGGCTGCGGGCGGGGGCCGGGCACGCGGTCGAGGGGGTCGACGAGGCGTCCGTACGGGCGCTGGCCAAGCTGGAGCAGGTGCTGCCGTCCCGGCTGCGGCACCGTGTCTCCACCCTCCAGGCCGCGACCACGCCGCTGACCAGCGGGGACGGGGCGAGCATCGCGCCCGAGACGCTGACCGTCATGGCCTCGACCGTCGCCGGGCACGAGCGGCTGCGGTTCGCCTACCGCACGAAGGACGGGACCGAGTCGCGGCGCGTGACGGAGCCGTATCGGCTGGTCTCCACCGGGCGGCGCTGGTACCTCGTCGCGTACGACCTCGATCGCGACGACTGGCGTACGTTCCGGGTCGACCGGGTGAGCGAGCCGTTCGCCACAGGGGCGCGGTTCGCTCCGCGGGAGTTGCCGACGGGGAGCGCGGCGGAGTATCTGCGGCAGTCGATGTACCGGCGGCAGGAGACGTACGAGTTCGCCGTCACGTTCGCCGCTTCGGCGGAGGTGGTCGCGGCGCGGGTGCCGGGGTGGGTGGGGACGCCGGAGGCGGTGGGCGAGGTGGGTGACTCCGGTGAGGCCCGCTGTCGCCTGCGTGGGGAGTCGGGGGACGCGGTGGAGTGGCTGGCGATTCGGCTTGCCATGACGGGGGTCGACTTCACGGTGGAATCGCCTAGTGAACTGGTGGAATGTGTACGGGGGTTGGGGGAGCGGATGGTTCGGGCCGCGGGCGGGTGA
- a CDS encoding DUF6227 family protein, whose product MSVPYETAAYEPRESPESPEEHLARLLGRALNSFELPDEAIQRLDCALAHDSSLHSAHHSAGLHRETYRHTWLLADGSALTLWELVHNTVPGSDPQHEVYVDDEELRAATARLPLPADTPDFELPVTVQLSPIPAPRHAYMPDDSADHARRLLRRAENPDRPGAETAALLADACAHQITQAFGRPCRAGRIGLCFSLYEHAFLLRDGEEISLWEVEHTATPDGRHMCEVYVSEDAARDAMERRAARVS is encoded by the coding sequence TTGAGCGTTCCGTACGAGACAGCAGCGTACGAGCCACGCGAGTCGCCCGAGTCTCCGGAGGAGCACCTCGCGCGACTCCTCGGCCGTGCGCTGAACTCCTTCGAGCTGCCCGACGAGGCGATACAGCGACTCGACTGCGCACTGGCGCACGACAGCTCACTGCACTCCGCGCACCACAGCGCGGGGCTGCACCGCGAGACCTACCGCCACACCTGGCTGCTCGCCGACGGCTCCGCGCTCACGCTCTGGGAGTTGGTCCACAACACCGTGCCGGGCAGCGACCCGCAGCACGAGGTGTACGTGGACGACGAGGAGCTGCGCGCGGCCACGGCCCGGCTGCCGCTGCCCGCGGACACTCCCGACTTCGAGCTGCCGGTGACGGTGCAGTTGTCGCCGATCCCCGCGCCCCGGCACGCGTACATGCCCGACGACTCCGCCGATCACGCGCGTCGGCTGCTGCGGCGCGCTGAGAACCCGGACCGGCCGGGTGCGGAGACGGCGGCGCTGCTGGCGGACGCGTGCGCGCACCAGATCACGCAGGCGTTCGGACGACCGTGCCGCGCGGGGCGCATCGGACTGTGCTTCTCGCTCTACGAGCATGCGTTCCTGCTGCGTGACGGCGAGGAGATCTCCCTGTGGGAGGTCGAGCACACGGCCACGCCCGACGGGCGGCACATGTGCGAGGTGTACGTCTCCGAGGACGCCGCCCGGGATGCGATGGAGCGGCGGGCGGCGCGCGTTTCGTGA
- a CDS encoding sigma-70 family RNA polymerase sigma factor, giving the protein MATRAVARRQSASGGAVDKARSVRAHAGEIADRDLVGMYLDEIARTPLLDAAKEVELSQMIEAGVFARQVLDGYEESKADATREELEALVDEAERAKDVFIRSNLRLVVAVARRYPRSGLPLLDLIQEGNAGLVRAVEKFDYRKGFKFSTYATWWIRQAITRSIADQSRTIRLPVHLVEELGRIRRVQREFNRENGRDPEPAEIAQELGSTPERVTDVLDWARDPVSLNMSIDDDGDTQFGDLLEDTSAVSPEQSVLTLLRSEELDDLIGRLDQRTASIIKMRYGIDDGRERTLTEVGKEHGLTRERIRQIEKHALLELKKLARDTGFDAAA; this is encoded by the coding sequence ATGGCAACCCGTGCCGTCGCCCGTCGTCAGTCCGCCTCCGGTGGGGCCGTCGACAAGGCACGCAGTGTTCGCGCCCACGCCGGCGAGATCGCCGACCGCGACCTGGTCGGCATGTATCTCGACGAGATCGCGCGTACCCCGCTGCTCGACGCCGCCAAGGAAGTCGAGCTGTCCCAGATGATCGAAGCGGGTGTGTTCGCGCGGCAGGTTCTCGACGGGTACGAGGAGTCCAAGGCGGACGCCACCCGCGAGGAGCTCGAAGCGCTGGTCGACGAGGCCGAGCGGGCCAAGGACGTCTTCATCCGGTCCAACCTCCGCCTCGTGGTCGCGGTCGCCCGCCGCTACCCGCGCAGCGGCCTCCCCCTCCTCGACCTGATCCAGGAGGGCAACGCGGGCCTGGTGCGCGCGGTGGAGAAGTTCGACTACCGCAAGGGCTTCAAGTTCTCCACGTACGCCACCTGGTGGATCCGCCAGGCGATCACCCGCTCGATAGCCGACCAGTCGCGCACGATCCGCCTCCCCGTCCACCTCGTGGAGGAACTCGGCCGTATCCGCCGGGTCCAGCGCGAGTTCAACCGGGAGAACGGCCGCGACCCGGAGCCCGCCGAGATCGCACAGGAGCTGGGCTCCACCCCCGAGCGCGTGACGGACGTCCTGGACTGGGCCCGCGACCCGGTCTCGCTGAACATGTCGATCGACGACGACGGCGACACCCAGTTCGGCGACCTGCTGGAGGACACCTCCGCGGTCTCGCCCGAGCAGTCCGTCCTGACCCTCCTGCGCAGCGAGGAACTGGACGACCTGATCGGCCGCCTCGACCAGCGCACGGCGTCCATCATCAAGATGCGCTACGGCATCGACGACGGCCGGGAGCGCACCCTGACCGAGGTCGGCAAGGAGCACGGGCTGACGCGCGAGCGCATCCGCCAGATCGAGAAGCACGCCCTGCTGGAACTGAAGAAGCTGGCCCGGGACACGGGTTTCGACGCGGCGGCGTAG
- a CDS encoding DeoR/GlpR family DNA-binding transcription regulator has protein sequence MYAPERQQEILRLARDGGRVDVLSLAEEFQVTAETIRRDLKALDRAGLLRRVHGGAIPAGRLDFEPDLAERETTAADEKDHIAKAAVAELPTEGTLILDAGTTIARLAGAIPLEAALTVVTHSLPIAARLADHPGIQLHLVGGRVRHRTRAAVDAWALRAYGEIRADVLFVAANGFSADHGLTTPDLAEAAVKRAAIAAARRVVLLADSSKHGQEHFARFGDLSDVDLLITDSGLSPEDATAIERGGTEVVRA, from the coding sequence ATGTACGCACCGGAGCGGCAGCAGGAGATCCTCCGGCTCGCGCGTGACGGCGGGCGGGTGGACGTGCTCTCACTGGCCGAGGAGTTCCAGGTCACCGCGGAGACGATCCGCCGGGACCTGAAGGCCCTCGACCGCGCGGGCCTGCTGCGCCGCGTGCACGGCGGAGCCATCCCCGCCGGGCGCCTCGACTTCGAGCCGGACCTCGCCGAGCGCGAGACGACGGCGGCCGACGAGAAGGACCACATCGCCAAGGCGGCCGTCGCCGAACTCCCGACCGAGGGCACGCTGATCCTCGACGCCGGCACGACGATCGCCCGCCTGGCCGGCGCCATCCCGCTGGAAGCCGCGCTCACCGTCGTCACACACAGCCTGCCGATCGCGGCCCGCCTCGCGGACCACCCCGGCATCCAGCTCCACCTCGTCGGGGGGCGCGTACGACACCGTACGCGCGCCGCCGTCGACGCCTGGGCGCTCCGCGCGTACGGCGAGATCCGGGCAGATGTCCTTTTTGTGGCGGCCAACGGCTTCTCCGCCGACCATGGCCTGACCACCCCCGACCTCGCCGAGGCCGCGGTCAAGCGCGCGGCGATCGCCGCCGCCCGCCGTGTCGTGCTGCTCGCCGACTCCTCCAAGCACGGCCAGGAGCACTTCGCCCGCTTCGGCGACCTGAGCGACGTGGACCTGCTGATCACCGACAGCGGGCTGAGCCCCGAAGACGCCACCGCCATCGAGCGCGGCGGCACGGAGGTAGTGCGCGCATGA
- a CDS encoding TetR/AcrR family transcriptional regulator produces the protein MDIARAAAGLFVQRGLRATRAEDIAQAAGIAPRTFYRYFATKEEAVAPLYAAGAQRWAEAVREAPAELSVPEALEHAVRRTLTPGVGVSAASWEWVRTLIRLAETSPALGKVWAEVCRDAEGMLGEVLEERGARGGGVTQGADNVADADADSAGSAVTAEIRFAAAVASAAVRTAVEAWVAGDARVSGPGGPAELALRNLRVLEGFPWGRP, from the coding sequence ATGGACATCGCCAGGGCGGCGGCGGGGCTCTTCGTCCAGCGCGGGTTGCGCGCCACGCGCGCCGAGGACATCGCCCAGGCCGCCGGTATCGCGCCGCGCACGTTCTACCGCTACTTCGCGACCAAGGAAGAGGCCGTCGCCCCGCTCTACGCGGCAGGCGCCCAGCGCTGGGCGGAAGCGGTGCGGGAGGCACCGGCGGAACTCTCCGTGCCGGAGGCCCTGGAACACGCGGTACGCCGGACCCTCACGCCGGGTGTCGGAGTCTCCGCCGCCTCCTGGGAATGGGTACGCACCTTGATCCGCCTGGCGGAGACCAGCCCGGCGCTGGGCAAGGTGTGGGCGGAGGTGTGCCGGGATGCGGAGGGGATGTTGGGGGAGGTGTTGGAGGAGCGGGGGGCGCGGGGCGGTGGGGTGACGCAGGGTGCTGACAACGTTGCCGATGCCGACGCAGATTCCGCCGGCTCAGCCGTCACCGCTGAGATCCGCTTCGCGGCGGCGGTCGCGAGCGCGGCGGTGCGGACGGCGGTGGAGGCATGGGTGGCGGGCGACGCGCGGGTGAGCGGGCCGGGGGGACCGGCGGAGTTGGCGTTGCGGAATCTGAGGGTGTTGGAGGGGTTTCCCTGGGGGCGCCCGTAG